One window from the genome of Pirellulales bacterium encodes:
- a CDS encoding PQQ-binding-like beta-propeller repeat protein, translating to MSDATGLPTTFSETENVRWKTPIHGKGWSSPVVWGNQIWLTTAPEDGKQMFAVCVDLKSGQILHDIKLWDIDKPQFCHPYNSYASPTPAIEEGRVYVHFGAHGTAAIDTATGEKVWERQDLPCNHFRGPGSSPIIVDNLLVLTFDGFDYNYLVALDKHTGNTVWKRDRNIDYGTDNGDYHKAFSTPQVIEAAGRRQLISPSAGATIAYDPTTGDELWRIRSGGMNASARPLYSEETAYCIAPDGGFGLFAFKPEGTGDITSQVLWKIKKNIPSRGSPILLDGLLYLSNNVGGIMSAIDAKAGQTVWTNRHGGNITASPVYADGKIYFFDEEGTAPVLEPGNEYKLLADNHLDDGCMASPAIVGHALIVRTKKALYRIEKTP from the coding sequence ATGTCCGATGCCACCGGCCTGCCGACGACCTTCAGCGAAACGGAAAATGTTCGCTGGAAAACTCCCATTCACGGCAAAGGGTGGAGCAGTCCCGTCGTGTGGGGCAATCAAATCTGGCTCACCACGGCCCCGGAAGACGGCAAGCAAATGTTTGCCGTCTGCGTCGATTTGAAGAGCGGCCAGATTCTGCACGACATTAAGCTCTGGGACATCGACAAGCCGCAATTCTGCCATCCTTACAACAGCTACGCCTCGCCGACGCCCGCCATCGAGGAGGGCCGGGTCTACGTTCACTTTGGCGCGCATGGTACGGCGGCCATCGATACCGCCACGGGCGAAAAAGTGTGGGAGCGGCAAGATTTACCTTGCAACCATTTTCGCGGTCCCGGTTCGTCGCCAATCATCGTCGACAACTTGTTGGTTTTGACCTTCGACGGCTTCGATTACAACTATTTGGTTGCTCTCGACAAGCACACGGGCAACACGGTCTGGAAACGCGATCGCAACATTGACTACGGCACCGACAACGGTGATTACCACAAAGCCTTCAGCACGCCGCAAGTGATCGAAGCCGCGGGTCGGCGGCAATTGATTAGCCCCAGCGCCGGCGCCACGATTGCCTACGACCCTACCACCGGCGATGAACTTTGGCGCATTCGCTCCGGCGGCATGAACGCTTCCGCTCGGCCGCTCTATTCGGAAGAGACCGCTTACTGCATCGCGCCGGACGGCGGTTTCGGCTTGTTCGCCTTCAAGCCTGAGGGAACTGGCGACATTACCAGCCAGGTGTTGTGGAAAATAAAGAAAAATATCCCTTCTCGAGGATCGCCGATTTTGCTGGACGGCTTGCTGTATCTCTCCAATAACGTAGGCGGCATCATGTCAGCCATTGATGCTAAGGCGGGCCAGACGGTTTGGACCAACCGTCACGGCGGAAACATTACCGCCTCGCCCGTCTATGCCGACGGGAAGATTTACTTTTTCGATGAAGAAGGAACCGCACCCGTCTTGGAGCCCGGGAACGAATACAAATTGCTGGCGGATAACCATTTGGACGACGGCTGCATGGCGTCGCCGGCAATTGTCGGCCACGCGCTGATTGTCCGCACTAAGAAGGCCTTGTATCGCATCGAAAAAACTCCCTAA
- a CDS encoding cupin domain-containing protein, whose protein sequence is MRGIENLLAEIPESLPEELVDVLVRVPGVQIVRVVSQGHASPPGFWYDQDEHEFVVLISGAARLAFEDQNEPLEMVTGSCINIPAHRRHRIDWTDPTQPTVWLGVFY, encoded by the coding sequence ATGCGTGGCATAGAAAATCTGCTGGCGGAGATTCCGGAGAGTTTACCCGAGGAATTGGTGGATGTGCTAGTACGCGTGCCGGGAGTACAGATTGTGCGCGTCGTGTCGCAAGGGCACGCTTCACCGCCGGGCTTTTGGTACGACCAAGACGAGCATGAATTTGTGGTGCTAATTTCCGGCGCTGCTCGACTGGCGTTTGAAGATCAAAATGAGCCGCTGGAAATGGTTACCGGCTCGTGCATCAACATCCCCGCCCACCGCCGCCACCGCATCGACTGGACCGACCCGACACAACCGACCGTGTGGCTGGGAGTGTTTTATTAA
- a CDS encoding Gfo/Idh/MocA family oxidoreductase, whose product MSHRGTNRRQFLQTAAAAGAASMTPYWFTSRAGAQESSANDRHVIGCIGTGDRWHGAIGPGIKKHGDIVAVCDVDKNHLHNNGLQVAGEKADAYEDYRRILDRKDIDIVTVTTPDHWHSKILIEAMQAGKDVYCEKPMTLTIDEGKKICQVQKQTGRVVQVGTQQRDSFWTKLPRFESDITPPKFHRQFLLAVALAQSGRLGNVQRAKIVIRTNPVCPALPTVDVPAELNWDMWQGQAPLADYVQGANAQSSNKSFPASRCHYEFRWWYEYSGGKLTDWGAHHIDIAQWAIEMDHSGPVSVESTGEMPVPYENGFATVHDQYNCPKKFNVTCKFPNGKEMTIASGNEDSIWIEGDKGELKVNRDTLKDITGDAVISMIDDPLPDDLFLKLCKGKKLQPEEHELESHMANFIECVRDRSLPISDVHTHHRAVSTCHLANISLRLNRPLQWDPEKEEIVGDSDANNWVAREQRKGYEIKV is encoded by the coding sequence ATGTCGCACCGCGGAACTAATCGTCGACAGTTTTTGCAAACCGCAGCCGCCGCCGGCGCTGCCTCCATGACGCCCTATTGGTTTACCAGCCGGGCCGGTGCACAAGAATCCTCAGCCAACGATCGCCACGTGATCGGCTGCATCGGCACCGGCGACCGCTGGCACGGCGCGATTGGGCCGGGAATCAAAAAACACGGCGACATCGTGGCCGTCTGCGATGTCGATAAAAATCATCTTCACAACAACGGCTTACAAGTCGCCGGCGAAAAGGCGGATGCCTACGAAGATTACCGCCGCATCTTGGATCGCAAGGATATCGACATCGTCACCGTCACCACGCCCGACCATTGGCACAGCAAAATCTTGATCGAAGCGATGCAAGCCGGCAAAGATGTCTACTGCGAAAAGCCGATGACCCTGACCATCGACGAAGGCAAAAAAATCTGCCAGGTGCAAAAGCAAACGGGCCGTGTCGTTCAGGTCGGCACGCAACAGCGCGATTCGTTTTGGACCAAACTGCCACGGTTCGAAAGCGACATTACGCCTCCAAAATTCCATCGGCAGTTCTTGCTTGCCGTAGCGCTGGCCCAGTCTGGCCGGTTAGGCAATGTGCAGCGGGCGAAAATTGTGATTCGTACCAACCCGGTTTGCCCCGCATTACCGACGGTTGACGTACCGGCGGAGCTCAATTGGGACATGTGGCAGGGCCAAGCGCCGCTGGCCGATTACGTGCAAGGCGCCAATGCCCAGTCTTCCAATAAAAGCTTTCCCGCCAGCCGCTGCCACTACGAATTCCGTTGGTGGTACGAATACTCCGGCGGTAAGCTCACCGATTGGGGCGCTCACCACATCGATATCGCCCAATGGGCCATCGAAATGGACCACAGCGGTCCGGTCAGTGTGGAATCGACCGGCGAAATGCCCGTGCCCTACGAGAACGGATTTGCCACCGTCCACGACCAATACAATTGCCCTAAAAAGTTTAACGTCACTTGCAAATTCCCCAACGGCAAGGAAATGACCATCGCCAGCGGAAATGAAGACAGCATTTGGATCGAAGGCGACAAGGGGGAACTTAAAGTCAACCGCGACACGCTGAAAGACATCACCGGCGATGCCGTCATCAGCATGATCGATGATCCACTGCCTGATGATTTGTTCCTTAAACTCTGCAAAGGGAAGAAACTACAGCCGGAAGAACACGAACTGGAATCGCACATGGCGAACTTCATTGAATGTGTGCGCGATCGCTCGCTGCCCATTTCCGACGTGCATACGCACCATCGAGCTGTCAGCACGTGCCATTTGGCAAACATCTCGCTCCGCTTGAACCGCCCGCTCCAGTGGGATCCAGAAAAGGAAGAAATCGTCGGCGACAGCGACGCTAACAACTGGGTGGCCCGCGAGCAGCGCAAAGGATACGAAATTAAGGTGTAA
- a CDS encoding class I SAM-dependent methyltransferase, with product MFVPREYELLDFGGGRKLERFGPIVLDRPAPAASGVQPSRPELWSEAAARFEMLPARSSGGKQSTAQRGRWTTFGELPVTWTVCHQKIHFELKLTPFGHVGIFPEQAANWDWIAAQPHATPLQILNLFAYTGGSTLAAAAVGAKVTHVDAARNMVAWARRNAELSGLSAAPIRWIVDDALKFSRRELKRGNRYDAVILDPPSYGHGASGETWILEDDLPELLEMCRELTGPQLRFLLLTCHAPNYDARRLAQCLVTAGFAQNLQQIESGNLSLSSTDGLNLTAGAFARAIAT from the coding sequence ATGTTCGTGCCCCGCGAGTACGAGCTTCTCGATTTCGGTGGCGGCCGAAAACTTGAGCGTTTTGGGCCGATTGTGCTCGATCGTCCGGCCCCAGCGGCCAGCGGCGTTCAACCGAGCCGGCCGGAACTATGGAGCGAAGCCGCGGCCCGCTTCGAGATGTTGCCGGCCCGATCCTCCGGCGGCAAACAATCCACTGCCCAGCGTGGCCGTTGGACAACTTTCGGCGAGCTTCCAGTCACGTGGACTGTTTGCCATCAAAAAATCCATTTCGAATTGAAACTTACTCCGTTCGGTCACGTTGGCATTTTTCCGGAACAGGCCGCAAACTGGGATTGGATTGCTGCGCAGCCGCACGCAACTCCGCTGCAAATTCTGAATTTATTTGCGTACACCGGCGGAAGCACGTTGGCGGCCGCCGCAGTTGGCGCGAAAGTTACGCATGTCGACGCAGCGCGGAACATGGTCGCTTGGGCGCGCCGCAACGCGGAGCTTTCCGGGTTATCGGCAGCGCCCATTCGCTGGATTGTGGACGACGCATTGAAGTTTTCCCGGCGCGAACTTAAGCGCGGCAATCGGTACGACGCCGTGATTCTCGACCCGCCCAGCTACGGTCATGGCGCTAGTGGCGAAACCTGGATACTCGAGGATGATTTGCCCGAATTATTGGAAATGTGCCGCGAATTGACGGGGCCGCAGCTGCGATTCCTGCTGCTCACCTGCCACGCGCCGAATTATGATGCCCGCCGGCTGGCCCAATGTTTGGTCACGGCCGGCTTTGCCCAAAATTTGCAGCAAATTGAATCCGGCAATTTGTCGCTCAGCTCAACCGACGGCCTTAATCTGACTGCGGGCGCATTCGCGCGAGCAATCGCAACGTGA
- a CDS encoding ferredoxin family protein, translated as MTHVVAEPCFGCKYTDCVVVCPVECFYEGEMMLYIHPDECIDCEACVPECPVEAIFHEDNLPEQWKDFTALNAEMAPQCPVITEKKEPLVKEGE; from the coding sequence ATGACTCACGTTGTCGCCGAGCCGTGCTTCGGATGCAAATACACTGACTGCGTAGTGGTCTGCCCGGTCGAGTGTTTCTACGAAGGGGAGATGATGCTGTACATTCATCCGGATGAATGCATCGATTGCGAGGCCTGTGTGCCTGAATGCCCCGTCGAAGCCATTTTCCACGAAGACAACCTGCCGGAGCAGTGGAAAGATTTTACCGCCCTGAATGCCGAAATGGCGCCCCAATGCCCGGTCATCACCGAGAAGAAGGAACCGCTGGTTAAAGAAGGCGAGTAA
- a CDS encoding MoaD/ThiS family protein, whose protein sequence is MNPADTKIIRVALPYHLRLLAHITGEAQLEVAGQLTQRSLLDALEARYPMLCGTIRDQTTGKRRPFLRYYACQEDLSLESPDTPLPAAIASGAEPFLIIGAIAGG, encoded by the coding sequence GTGAATCCCGCCGATACCAAAATAATTCGCGTCGCGCTTCCTTATCACCTGCGACTGCTGGCGCACATCACCGGCGAAGCCCAGCTCGAAGTTGCCGGCCAACTCACCCAGCGCTCACTACTTGATGCCCTGGAAGCTCGTTACCCCATGCTCTGCGGCACCATTCGCGATCAGACGACCGGCAAGCGCCGGCCCTTCCTGCGCTATTACGCCTGCCAGGAAGATCTTTCCCTGGAGTCACCCGACACGCCGCTCCCCGCGGCCATCGCATCAGGCGCCGAACCATTCCTGATTATCGGAGCCATCGCAGGCGGCTAG
- a CDS encoding helix-turn-helix transcriptional regulator, with product MAKNFRELQAKMKPESLARARAKAKEMMAEMLLAEIRRLTGQTQEEMAAILGIKQPTLSRLESQDDMQISTLNRLIQALGGKLELIAHLPGGDIRISQFTDAA from the coding sequence ATGGCAAAAAACTTTCGAGAACTTCAGGCAAAAATGAAGCCGGAGAGCTTGGCGCGGGCCCGAGCAAAAGCCAAAGAAATGATGGCGGAAATGCTGCTAGCGGAAATTCGCCGTCTGACTGGGCAAACCCAGGAAGAAATGGCGGCGATTTTGGGCATCAAGCAGCCGACACTCTCGCGGCTGGAATCACAAGACGACATGCAAATCAGCACGCTGAACCGACTGATTCAGGCACTAGGCGGCAAGCTGGAACTGATCGCTCACCTGCCCGGCGGCGATATTCGGATAAGTCAGTTCACCGATGCGGCATGA
- a CDS encoding exo-alpha-sialidase, translated as MSGIRLLVGTKKGAFICTSDGKRKKWNIEGPLFAGWEIYHIKGSPIDPNRIYASQTSDWFGQVIQSSEDGGKTWIQPGTPPGEPTTTPEGFPKGESNKFVYDTSPETGRPLTTHQWYDGTQHPWEFKRVWHLEPSPTDPDVVYAGVEDAALFRSSDGGRSWHELAGLRGHGTGPKWSPGAGGMGLHTILIDPKNPQRIYVAISAAGAFRTDDGGKNWKPINRGLRNDYLPDPTPEVGFCVHDMVLHPSRPNTVFMQLHGGGGILRTDNAGDQWTVVRGNLPTDFGFPIDVHAHEPETIYCVPMEQMPARTPPEAKLRVYRSRSGGNQWEPLSRGLPQENCFVNVLREAMAVDSLDPCGVYFGTSGGEVYASADAGDSWAPVAEHFPYVLSVEAQTLP; from the coding sequence ATGAGCGGCATCCGCCTCCTCGTTGGCACCAAAAAAGGCGCCTTCATTTGCACGTCCGACGGCAAGCGCAAAAAATGGAATATCGAAGGCCCTCTGTTTGCCGGATGGGAAATTTACCACATCAAAGGATCGCCCATTGATCCCAACCGCATTTACGCCTCGCAAACCAGCGATTGGTTTGGCCAGGTCATTCAGAGCTCCGAGGACGGCGGCAAAACGTGGATCCAGCCCGGCACGCCGCCGGGCGAGCCCACCACCACGCCCGAAGGCTTTCCCAAAGGGGAAAGTAACAAATTTGTGTACGACACTTCGCCCGAAACCGGCCGCCCGCTGACCACGCACCAATGGTACGATGGCACCCAGCACCCCTGGGAATTCAAGCGCGTCTGGCATCTGGAACCATCACCGACTGACCCCGACGTCGTTTACGCCGGCGTGGAAGATGCCGCGCTATTTCGCTCGTCCGACGGCGGCCGGTCCTGGCACGAACTTGCCGGCTTGCGCGGCCACGGCACTGGACCCAAATGGTCGCCCGGGGCCGGCGGCATGGGCTTGCACACCATTCTGATCGACCCGAAAAATCCGCAGCGAATCTACGTCGCCATCTCCGCCGCCGGGGCCTTCCGCACTGACGACGGCGGCAAAAACTGGAAGCCCATCAATCGCGGCCTGCGGAACGATTATCTCCCCGACCCCACGCCTGAAGTCGGATTCTGCGTTCACGACATGGTTCTGCATCCGTCTCGGCCAAATACCGTGTTCATGCAATTGCACGGCGGCGGTGGAATTTTGCGCACCGACAACGCCGGCGATCAGTGGACAGTGGTCCGTGGCAACCTGCCGACCGATTTCGGCTTCCCGATCGACGTTCACGCCCATGAACCGGAAACCATTTACTGCGTTCCCATGGAGCAAATGCCGGCGCGAACTCCGCCCGAAGCCAAACTGCGCGTCTACCGCAGCCGAAGCGGCGGAAACCAATGGGAACCCCTTTCCCGCGGCCTGCCGCAAGAAAATTGCTTTGTGAACGTGCTGCGCGAAGCAATGGCCGTCGATTCGCTCGATCCTTGCGGAGTCTACTTCGGCACTAGCGGCGGCGAGGTGTACGCCTCAGCCGATGCCGGCGACAGTTGGGCTCCCGTCGCCGAACATTTCCCGTACGTCCTTTCCGTCGAAGCCCAAACGTTGCCCTGA
- a CDS encoding sigma-70 family RNA polymerase sigma factor: protein MALSEIDRNLLGRCLARKPRAWEDFVDRYMGLVLHVIDHSAQSRAVRLAPPDREDLVGEVFLAIVKDDFAVLRRFRGEASLATYLTVITRRVAINRLVHKRNVHTGDGVVHQAMRVLPDNGFAPGQPLSNRDEVTRLLEELEGTEAQVVRMYHLEGKSYQEISSLMGMPENSIGPTLSRAREKMRRAAGIAAE, encoded by the coding sequence GTGGCATTGTCGGAAATCGATCGCAATTTGTTGGGCCGCTGTCTCGCCCGAAAACCCCGGGCGTGGGAAGATTTCGTAGATCGATACATGGGCCTGGTGTTGCATGTGATCGATCATTCGGCCCAAAGCCGCGCCGTTCGACTGGCGCCCCCCGACCGTGAAGATTTGGTCGGCGAAGTGTTCCTGGCGATTGTAAAGGACGATTTCGCCGTACTGCGCCGCTTTCGTGGCGAAGCTAGCTTGGCCACGTATCTCACCGTCATCACCCGGCGCGTGGCCATCAACAGGCTCGTTCACAAACGCAATGTTCATACCGGCGATGGAGTCGTGCACCAAGCCATGCGGGTGCTGCCCGACAACGGTTTTGCGCCGGGGCAACCGCTGAGTAATCGAGACGAAGTCACCCGACTGCTGGAGGAACTCGAAGGAACCGAGGCCCAGGTCGTGCGCATGTATCATCTAGAAGGCAAAAGCTACCAGGAAATTAGTTCTTTAATGGGCATGCCCGAAAACAGCATCGGGCCAACTCTTTCACGTGCCCGCGAAAAAATGCGCCGCGCCGCCGGCATCGCCGCGGAATAA
- a CDS encoding type II toxin-antitoxin system RelE/ParE family toxin: protein MAWEVEFTDEFESWWNTLEEGEREAIEASVELLQERGPHLPRPHVDSVQNSKHSNMKELRTQHRGTPLRTFFAFDPRRFAILLIGGDKTGDTRFYERMIPLADRLYDEHLEALRKEGLI from the coding sequence ATGGCGTGGGAAGTTGAATTCACCGATGAGTTTGAGTCGTGGTGGAATACGCTCGAGGAAGGAGAACGGGAAGCCATAGAAGCATCTGTTGAATTGCTGCAAGAGCGCGGCCCGCATCTTCCTCGACCGCATGTGGATTCGGTGCAGAATTCAAAGCACTCCAACATGAAAGAATTGCGAACACAGCATCGCGGCACTCCACTCAGAACCTTTTTCGCATTTGATCCTCGCCGGTTCGCGATTCTGTTAATTGGAGGGGATAAAACTGGTGATACACGATTTTATGAGCGCATGATTCCACTGGCGGATCGATTGTACGATGAGCATTTGGAAGCGCTCCGCAAAGAAGGATTGATCTAA